From Citricoccus sp. SGAir0253, a single genomic window includes:
- a CDS encoding MFS transporter: MTTPSTTATTTARTTQGSRANQRRVAAATLVGTTIEWYDFFIYATIAGLVFRDLFFAPAGAGFAQVVTFASVGISFLFRPLGAFLAGHYGDKLGRRVILVVTLVMMGGATTLIGVLPTHQSIGLAAPLLLLVLRVLQGISAGGEWGGAVLMAVEHAEPRRRGLAGAFPQLGVPLGMLLATGVTALMTGIVSPGEAFVEWGWRVPFLGSIVLIVLGYLVRIAVDESPIFQEIAEAKERESVPVVELFRRYWALVVLAALVFVGNNAVGYMSTGGFIPAYATGEGVGMEPTAVLVAMTFGAAVWFCSTLGAGILSDRIGRKPTYQIGYAWLALTVFPLFWLIDTGEIGMLYLALFLVCIGTGLTYGPQAALYSELFPASVRFSGVSISYAIGAILGGAFAPMIAQALLERTGGSTAISAYLLVTVVLAFAAVSLVRDRRGIDLSIRNQAEQETGATVFGPARPRHERVSA, encoded by the coding sequence GTGACGACACCCAGTACGACAGCCACGACGACAGCCAGGACGACGCAGGGCTCCCGGGCCAACCAGCGGCGCGTCGCCGCGGCCACCCTCGTGGGCACCACCATCGAGTGGTACGACTTCTTCATCTACGCCACGATCGCCGGGCTCGTGTTCCGCGACCTCTTCTTCGCCCCCGCCGGCGCGGGCTTCGCGCAGGTCGTCACCTTCGCCTCGGTCGGCATCTCCTTCCTGTTCCGCCCCCTCGGCGCGTTCCTCGCCGGTCACTACGGGGACAAGCTCGGCCGCCGCGTCATCCTCGTCGTCACGCTGGTGATGATGGGCGGGGCCACCACGCTCATCGGCGTGCTGCCCACCCACCAGTCGATCGGCCTCGCCGCCCCGCTGCTGCTGCTGGTGCTGCGCGTGCTGCAGGGCATCTCCGCCGGCGGCGAGTGGGGCGGCGCGGTGCTGATGGCCGTGGAGCACGCCGAGCCGCGCCGCCGCGGCCTGGCCGGCGCCTTCCCGCAGCTCGGCGTGCCGCTGGGCATGCTGCTGGCCACGGGCGTCACCGCCCTGATGACCGGCATCGTCTCCCCGGGCGAGGCCTTCGTCGAGTGGGGCTGGCGCGTGCCGTTCCTCGGCTCCATCGTGCTGATCGTCCTCGGCTACCTCGTGCGCATCGCCGTGGACGAGTCGCCGATCTTCCAGGAGATCGCCGAGGCCAAGGAGCGCGAGTCCGTCCCCGTGGTGGAGCTGTTCCGCAGGTACTGGGCGCTCGTCGTCCTGGCCGCCCTGGTCTTCGTGGGCAACAACGCGGTGGGCTACATGTCCACGGGCGGCTTCATCCCCGCCTACGCCACCGGCGAGGGGGTCGGCATGGAGCCGACCGCCGTGCTGGTGGCCATGACCTTCGGCGCGGCCGTGTGGTTCTGCTCCACGCTGGGCGCGGGCATCCTCTCGGACCGGATCGGCCGCAAGCCCACCTACCAGATCGGCTACGCGTGGCTCGCGCTGACCGTGTTCCCGCTGTTCTGGCTGATCGACACGGGCGAGATCGGCATGCTCTACCTCGCCCTGTTCCTCGTGTGCATCGGCACCGGGCTGACCTACGGCCCGCAGGCGGCGCTGTACTCGGAGCTGTTCCCGGCCTCCGTGCGCTTCTCCGGGGTCTCCATCTCCTACGCCATCGGGGCCATCCTGGGCGGTGCCTTCGCCCCGATGATCGCCCAGGCCCTGCTGGAGCGCACCGGTGGGTCCACGGCCATCTCGGCCTACCTGCTGGTCACGGTCGTCCTCGCGTTCGCGGCCGTCAGCCTGGTGCGGGACCGCCGCGGCATCGACCTGTCCATCCGCAACCAGGCCGAGCAGGAGACCGGCGCCACGGTGTTCGGCCCCGCCCGCCCGCGGCACGAGCGGGTCTCCGCCTGA
- a CDS encoding bifunctional methylenetetrahydrofolate dehydrogenase/methenyltetrahydrofolate cyclohydrolase — protein MTAQTLDGRATAADIKQDLARRVEVLRGQGIVPGLGTILVGEDPGSQSYVAGKHRDCAEVGVASIRKDLPASTTEEELLAVIDELNRDEACTGYIVQLPLPKHIDTDRVLEAIDPDKDADGLHPMNLGRLVASVGGELDSPLPCTPKGCVELLRHYGIDLDGKLVLVIGRGVTIGRPAGLVLTRRDVNATVVLAHTGTKDLKAELARADVIIAAAGVAHMVSPEDVKEGVVVLDVGVSRVEGADGKARITGDVDPAVAEKAAWMAPNPGGVGPMTRVMLLANVVEAAERQAAGRQAAQA, from the coding sequence ATGACCGCACAGACCCTCGACGGCCGCGCCACGGCCGCGGACATCAAGCAGGACCTCGCCCGCCGGGTGGAGGTGCTGCGCGGGCAGGGCATCGTGCCCGGCCTCGGCACCATCCTCGTGGGCGAGGACCCCGGCTCGCAGTCGTACGTGGCGGGCAAGCACCGCGACTGCGCCGAGGTGGGCGTCGCCTCGATCCGCAAGGACCTGCCGGCCTCCACCACGGAGGAGGAGCTGCTCGCCGTGATCGACGAGCTCAACCGGGACGAGGCCTGCACCGGCTACATCGTGCAGCTGCCGCTGCCCAAGCACATCGACACGGACCGCGTGCTGGAGGCGATCGACCCCGACAAGGACGCCGACGGCCTGCACCCGATGAACCTGGGCCGCCTCGTGGCCTCGGTGGGCGGCGAGCTCGACTCCCCGCTGCCGTGCACGCCCAAGGGCTGCGTGGAGCTGCTGAGGCACTACGGGATCGACCTCGACGGCAAGCTCGTCCTCGTCATCGGCCGCGGCGTGACCATCGGCCGCCCGGCCGGGCTCGTGCTGACCCGCCGGGACGTCAACGCCACCGTGGTGCTGGCCCACACCGGGACGAAGGACCTCAAGGCCGAGCTGGCCCGGGCCGACGTCATCATCGCCGCGGCCGGCGTGGCGCACATGGTCTCCCCGGAGGACGTCAAGGAGGGCGTGGTCGTCCTCGACGTCGGCGTCTCCCGCGTGGAGGGCGCCGACGGCAAGGCGCGCATCACCGGCGACGTGGACCCCGCGGTGGCCGAGAAGGCCGCCTGGATGGCCCCGAACCCGGGCGGCGTGGGCCCCATGACCCGCGTCATGCTGCTGGCCAACGTCGTCGAGGCCGCCGAGCGCCAGGCCGCCGGACGCCAGGCCGCCCAGGCCTGA
- the glyA gene encoding serine hydroxymethyltransferase, whose product MTQPTSTTSQNINVRPLADVDPEIAAVLEQELGRQRGTLEMIASENFVPRAILETQGSVLTNKYAEGYPGRRYYGGCEYVDVAENLAIERAKSLFGAEHANVQPHAGAQANVALMTALMQPGDTLMGLSLAHGGHLTHGMKLNFSGKTYNIAAYEVEPDTYRIDMDKVREKALAERPAVIVAGWSAYTRQLDFAAFRSIADEVGAKLWVDMAHFAGLVAAGLHPNPVPHADVVTSTVHKTLAGPRSGFILSKDEYRKKIDSAVFPGQQGGPLMHAIAGKAVAFRIAASEEFAERQRRTVEGAQLLAERLTAADVAEHGVSVLTGGTDVHLILVDLRNAELDGRQAEDLLHEIGITVNRNSIPWDPRPPMTTSGLRIGTPALATRGFGATEFAEVADIIATALKPSPDADALKARVQRLAEDFPLYDGLEQW is encoded by the coding sequence GTGACCCAGCCCACCAGCACGACGTCCCAGAACATCAACGTGCGTCCGCTCGCCGATGTCGACCCGGAGATCGCCGCCGTCCTCGAGCAGGAGCTCGGACGCCAGCGGGGGACCCTGGAGATGATCGCCTCGGAGAACTTCGTGCCGCGCGCCATCCTGGAGACCCAGGGCTCCGTGCTGACCAACAAGTACGCCGAGGGGTACCCGGGCCGGCGGTACTACGGCGGCTGCGAGTACGTGGACGTGGCGGAGAACCTCGCCATCGAGCGCGCCAAGTCCCTGTTCGGCGCCGAGCACGCCAACGTCCAGCCGCACGCCGGCGCCCAGGCCAACGTGGCCCTGATGACCGCCCTGATGCAGCCGGGCGACACCCTCATGGGCCTGTCCCTGGCGCACGGCGGGCACCTGACGCACGGCATGAAGCTCAACTTCTCCGGCAAGACCTACAACATCGCTGCCTACGAGGTGGAGCCGGACACCTACCGGATCGACATGGACAAGGTCCGCGAGAAGGCCCTCGCGGAGCGGCCCGCCGTCATCGTGGCCGGCTGGTCCGCCTACACCCGCCAGCTCGACTTCGCCGCCTTCCGCTCGATCGCCGACGAGGTCGGCGCCAAGCTGTGGGTGGATATGGCGCACTTCGCCGGCCTCGTGGCCGCCGGGCTGCACCCGAACCCGGTGCCGCACGCCGACGTGGTGACCTCCACCGTGCACAAGACCCTCGCCGGTCCGCGCTCGGGCTTCATCCTCTCCAAGGACGAGTACCGCAAGAAGATCGACTCGGCGGTGTTCCCCGGCCAGCAGGGCGGGCCCCTCATGCACGCGATCGCGGGCAAGGCCGTGGCGTTCAGGATCGCCGCCTCCGAGGAGTTCGCCGAGCGCCAGCGCCGCACCGTGGAGGGCGCCCAGCTCCTGGCCGAGCGGCTGACCGCGGCGGACGTGGCCGAGCACGGGGTGTCCGTGCTGACCGGCGGCACGGACGTGCACCTGATCCTGGTGGACCTGCGCAACGCCGAGCTGGACGGCCGCCAGGCCGAGGACCTGCTGCACGAGATCGGCATCACGGTGAACCGCAACTCCATCCCGTGGGACCCGCGCCCGCCGATGACGACCTCCGGCCTGCGCATCGGCACCCCCGCGCTGGCCACCCGCGGCTTCGGCGCCACGGAGTTCGCCGAGGTGGCGGACATCATCGCCACCGCGCTGAAGCCCTCCCCGGACGCGGACGCCCTCAAGGCCCGCGTGCAGAGGCTCGCCGAGGACTTCCCGCTCTACGACGGCCTCGAGCAGTGGTGA
- a CDS encoding NAD(P)/FAD-dependent oxidoreductase, with translation MSTPPDSASSPDPAGPLLDVVVVGAGQAGLSAAGQLLRKGLPPGSGFVVLDANDGPGGAWRHRWDSLTFDAAHGIHDLPGLPLGAPDPAEPASRVVSRYYGEYERRLGLPVVRPVAVAAVDHREGGFTVTAADGRTWRARAVINATGTWDSPYVPYYPGIADFTGRQLHTRGFTAAGDFAGERVLVVGGGTSALQFLLQLHEAGARTVWSTRRAPDWTDRFFDASWGVDVEASVSARTTMGLPPLSVVAATGLPVTEQYLAGLVSGILVSRGPLRRVTPTGAVLDGPGPDGGSVPSQGHVADRLLGPGGRADGGLERVPALPGRACTAVSAEDPLTTWETPLDTILWATGFRASLDHLAPLHVRERGGGVRMDRDGVGVVRMPGLFLVGYGASASTIGATRAGRRAAVRAAQYVA, from the coding sequence GTGAGCACCCCGCCGGACAGCGCCTCCTCCCCCGACCCCGCCGGGCCGCTGCTCGACGTCGTGGTGGTGGGGGCCGGCCAGGCCGGTCTCAGCGCGGCCGGGCAGCTGCTCCGCAAGGGACTGCCGCCCGGGTCCGGCTTCGTGGTGCTGGACGCCAATGACGGTCCCGGCGGGGCCTGGCGCCACCGCTGGGACTCCCTGACCTTCGACGCCGCCCACGGCATCCACGACCTGCCGGGTCTGCCCCTCGGTGCCCCCGACCCGGCCGAGCCCGCCAGCCGCGTGGTGTCCCGGTACTACGGGGAGTACGAGCGCCGGCTCGGGCTGCCGGTCGTGCGCCCGGTCGCCGTGGCGGCCGTGGACCACCGCGAGGGCGGCTTCACCGTCACCGCCGCGGACGGCCGGACATGGCGCGCCCGGGCCGTCATCAACGCCACCGGGACGTGGGACAGCCCGTACGTCCCCTACTACCCGGGCATCGCCGACTTCACCGGCCGGCAACTGCACACGCGGGGCTTCACCGCGGCGGGGGACTTCGCCGGCGAGCGCGTGCTCGTGGTCGGCGGCGGCACCTCGGCGCTGCAGTTCCTGCTGCAACTGCACGAGGCCGGCGCCCGCACCGTGTGGAGCACGCGCCGGGCCCCGGACTGGACGGACCGCTTCTTCGACGCCTCGTGGGGCGTGGACGTGGAGGCCTCCGTGTCCGCGCGCACCACCATGGGCCTGCCGCCCCTGTCCGTCGTGGCCGCCACGGGCCTGCCGGTCACGGAGCAGTACCTCGCCGGGCTGGTCTCCGGGATCCTCGTCAGCCGCGGCCCGCTGCGCCGCGTCACCCCCACGGGCGCGGTCCTGGACGGCCCCGGCCCCGACGGCGGCTCGGTCCCCTCCCAGGGGCACGTGGCCGACCGGCTCCTGGGCCCGGGCGGGCGGGCCGACGGCGGGCTGGAGCGGGTCCCCGCCCTGCCGGGGCGGGCGTGCACGGCGGTCTCCGCCGAGGACCCCCTGACCACGTGGGAGACGCCGCTGGACACCATCCTGTGGGCCACCGGCTTCCGCGCCTCGCTGGACCACCTCGCGCCGCTGCACGTGCGCGAGCGCGGCGGCGGGGTGCGGATGGACCGCGACGGGGTCGGCGTGGTGCGGATGCCCGGGCTGTTCCTCGTGGGCTACGGCGCCTCCGCCTCCACGATCGGGGCCACCCGGGCCGGTCGCCGGGCCGCCGTGCGGGCCGCGCAGTACGTGGCCTGA
- a CDS encoding Fur family transcriptional regulator: MTHVTGPGPDPEQEHAPGAASLPWAARLRGAGLRVTRQRLAVLDALDHSPHATADQVLEHVRRSLPEITVQSVYTVLHSLTDAGLLRQLDLANSPARYETRVEDNHHHAVCTACGRIEDVACAVGHAPCLTPAETHGMTIRVADVVYQGLCADCARRQAGDHPGPGAPSPRDAHQG, translated from the coding sequence ATGACCCACGTCACCGGCCCCGGGCCGGACCCCGAGCAGGAGCACGCGCCCGGCGCCGCCTCCCTGCCCTGGGCCGCCCGCCTGCGCGGCGCGGGACTGCGGGTCACCCGGCAGCGGCTGGCGGTGCTGGACGCCCTGGACCACTCCCCCCACGCCACCGCGGACCAGGTCCTGGAGCACGTCCGCCGCTCCCTGCCGGAGATCACGGTGCAGTCCGTCTACACCGTGCTGCACTCCCTCACGGACGCCGGACTGCTGCGCCAGCTGGACCTGGCCAACTCCCCCGCCCGGTACGAGACGCGCGTGGAGGACAACCACCACCACGCCGTCTGCACGGCCTGCGGCCGCATCGAGGACGTGGCCTGCGCCGTCGGGCACGCGCCCTGCCTGACCCCCGCGGAGACGCACGGGATGACCATCCGGGTCGCCGACGTCGTCTACCAGGGACTCTGCGCGGACTGCGCCCGCCGGCAGGCCGGGGACCACCCCGGCCCCGGCGCCCCCAGCCCCCGGGACGCCCACCAGGGCTGA
- a CDS encoding catalase produces MTETTPHATGSTTQAGIPAVSDRNSLTVGNNGPIVLHDHHLVETLAHFNRMNVPERRPHAKGSGAFGTFEVTEDISQYTKADFLQPGKKTDLLARFSTVAGELGSPDTWRDVRGFALKFYTEEGNFDLVGNNTPVFFVRDPMKFPHFIRSQKRLPDSGLRDATMQWDFWTQNPESAHQVTYLMGPRGLPKTWRHMNGYSSHTYSLVNAEGERFWVKWAFKSRQGVEFLSNEEAQELAGANAEYHRQDLFEAIGRGEFPVWDAYLQVMPYEEAKTYRFNPFDLTKVWSKKDYPRIKVGTMTLNRNPENFFAEIEQSAFSPANMVPGTGNSPDKMLLGRNFAYADAQRYRIGTNFQQLPVNKPINEVHTYNFEGNMWYEHTGARSVYAPNSFGDSWSDQTGPVDNGWEADGELVRSSYDLHAEDDDFGQAGTLVREVFSDAQRDEFVRTVAGALDGVKEPVLSRAFQYWKNVDATIGQRIEDAVKSAAEGASVPGMGADEGETVGVGR; encoded by the coding sequence ATGACGGAAACCACTCCGCACGCCACCGGTTCGACCACGCAGGCCGGCATCCCGGCCGTCAGCGACCGCAACTCGCTGACCGTGGGCAACAACGGCCCCATCGTGCTGCACGACCACCACCTGGTGGAGACGCTGGCGCACTTCAACCGGATGAACGTCCCGGAGCGCCGTCCGCACGCCAAGGGCTCCGGCGCCTTCGGCACCTTCGAGGTCACCGAGGACATCTCGCAGTACACCAAGGCCGACTTCCTGCAGCCGGGCAAGAAGACCGACCTGCTGGCCCGCTTCTCCACCGTGGCCGGCGAGCTCGGCTCCCCGGACACCTGGCGGGACGTGCGCGGCTTCGCGCTGAAGTTCTACACCGAGGAGGGCAACTTCGACCTCGTCGGCAACAACACCCCGGTGTTCTTCGTGCGCGACCCCATGAAGTTCCCGCACTTCATCCGCTCGCAGAAGCGCCTGCCGGACTCCGGCCTGCGTGACGCCACCATGCAGTGGGACTTCTGGACCCAGAACCCCGAGTCCGCGCACCAGGTGACCTACCTGATGGGCCCGCGCGGCCTGCCGAAGACCTGGCGCCACATGAACGGCTACTCCTCCCACACCTACTCCCTGGTCAACGCCGAGGGCGAGCGGTTCTGGGTCAAGTGGGCCTTCAAGTCCCGGCAGGGCGTCGAGTTCCTCTCCAACGAGGAGGCCCAGGAGCTGGCCGGCGCCAACGCCGAGTACCACCGCCAGGACCTGTTCGAGGCCATCGGCCGCGGCGAGTTCCCGGTCTGGGACGCCTACCTGCAGGTCATGCCGTACGAGGAGGCCAAGACCTACCGGTTCAACCCCTTCGACCTGACCAAGGTCTGGTCCAAGAAGGACTACCCGCGCATCAAGGTCGGCACCATGACCCTGAACCGCAACCCGGAGAACTTCTTCGCCGAGATCGAGCAGTCCGCCTTCTCCCCGGCCAACATGGTCCCGGGCACCGGCAACTCCCCGGACAAGATGCTGCTGGGCCGCAACTTCGCCTACGCGGACGCCCAGCGCTACCGCATCGGCACCAACTTCCAGCAGCTGCCGGTCAACAAGCCGATCAACGAGGTGCACACCTACAACTTCGAGGGCAACATGTGGTACGAGCACACCGGTGCCCGCTCCGTGTACGCCCCGAACTCCTTCGGTGACTCCTGGTCGGACCAGACCGGCCCGGTGGACAACGGCTGGGAGGCCGACGGCGAGCTGGTCCGCAGCTCCTACGACCTGCACGCCGAGGACGACGACTTCGGCCAGGCCGGCACCCTCGTGCGCGAGGTGTTCTCGGACGCCCAGCGCGACGAGTTCGTGCGGACCGTCGCCGGCGCCCTGGACGGCGTCAAGGAGCCGGTGCTGTCCCGCGCCTTCCAGTACTGGAAGAACGTGGACGCCACCATCGGCCAGCGCATCGAGGACGCCGTGAAGTCCGCCGCCGAGGGCGCCTCCGTGCCCGGCATGGGCGCGGACGAGGGCGAGACCGTCGGCGTGGGCCGCTGA
- the purU gene encoding formyltetrahydrofolate deformylase translates to MSASPSTANQTKMVLSLSCTNARGIVHAVSGALLSVEGDITESKQFDSPESGNFFMRVEFVTPQPLERVREALEPVEEEFGMEIGLWEASRKTRALIMCSKDGRTLNDLLFQQRAGTLPIDIPVIVSNHLELQPMAYFYGIPFVHIPLIKRPDGTDNKAEAEARLMELVNEYDIELVVLARYMQVLSDDLCRKLGGRAINIHHSFLPSFKGAKPYHQAHERGVKLIGATAHYVTPDLDEGPIIDQTVQRVTHAQSARDFVNMGREVEGSTLCRAVRWHAEHRVLLDGNRTVVFD, encoded by the coding sequence ATGAGCGCTTCCCCGTCGACCGCGAACCAGACCAAGATGGTCCTGTCCCTGTCCTGCACCAATGCCCGTGGGATCGTCCACGCCGTCTCGGGCGCCCTCCTGTCCGTGGAGGGGGACATCACCGAGTCCAAGCAGTTCGACTCCCCCGAGTCGGGCAACTTCTTCATGCGGGTGGAGTTCGTGACCCCGCAGCCGCTGGAGCGCGTCCGCGAGGCGCTGGAGCCGGTGGAGGAGGAGTTCGGCATGGAGATCGGCCTGTGGGAGGCCTCCCGCAAGACCCGGGCCCTGATCATGTGCTCCAAGGACGGACGCACCCTGAACGACCTGCTGTTCCAGCAGCGCGCCGGCACCCTGCCCATCGACATCCCCGTCATCGTCTCCAACCACCTCGAGCTGCAGCCGATGGCCTACTTCTACGGCATCCCCTTCGTGCACATCCCCCTGATCAAGCGCCCCGACGGCACCGACAACAAGGCCGAGGCCGAGGCCCGGCTGATGGAACTGGTCAACGAGTACGACATCGAACTGGTCGTGCTGGCCCGCTACATGCAGGTCCTCTCCGATGACCTGTGCCGCAAGCTCGGGGGCCGGGCCATCAACATCCACCACTCCTTCCTACCCTCCTTCAAGGGCGCCAAGCCCTACCACCAGGCCCACGAGCGCGGGGTCAAGCTCATCGGCGCCACCGCCCACTACGTCACCCCGGACCTGGACGAGGGCCCGATCATCGACCAGACCGTCCAGCGCGTCACCCACGCCCAGTCCGCCCGGGACTTCGTCAACATGGGCCGCGAGGTCGAGGGCTCCACCCTGTGCCGGGCCGTGCGCTGGCACGCCGAGCACCGGGTGCTGCTCGACGGCAACCGCACCGTCGTCTTCGACTGA
- a CDS encoding gamma carbonic anhydrase family protein produces MAHLITIAGATPSVHESVFLAPTATLSGDVALGAESSAFYGVSVRGDSAPIRVGERTNLQDNVVLHADAGFPCTLGQDISVGHSAVVHGATVEDGCLVGMSATIMNGSVIGARSLVAAGALVLEGTVVPPRSLVAGVPAKVRRELTDEEVASLASNSSHYVELAAAHRAATS; encoded by the coding sequence ATGGCACACCTGATCACCATCGCCGGCGCCACGCCGTCCGTCCACGAGTCCGTCTTCCTGGCCCCCACCGCGACCCTGTCCGGGGATGTCGCGCTCGGCGCCGAGTCCTCCGCGTTCTACGGCGTCTCCGTGCGCGGGGACAGCGCCCCCATCCGGGTCGGGGAGCGCACGAACCTCCAGGACAACGTCGTCCTCCACGCCGATGCGGGCTTCCCCTGCACGCTGGGGCAGGACATCTCGGTGGGCCACTCCGCCGTGGTCCACGGCGCCACGGTGGAGGACGGCTGCCTCGTGGGCATGTCCGCCACGATCATGAACGGGTCGGTCATCGGCGCCCGGTCGCTCGTCGCCGCCGGGGCGCTGGTGCTCGAGGGCACCGTCGTCCCGCCGCGCTCCCTCGTCGCCGGGGTCCCCGCCAAGGTGCGCCGGGAGCTCACCGACGAGGAGGTCGCCTCCCTCGCCAGCAACTCCTCGCACTACGTGGAACTGGCCGCCGCGCACCGCGCCGCCACCTCCTGA
- a CDS encoding ABC transporter ATP-binding protein, with protein MASITLNNIVKKYDDGFPAVNNVSLDIADGEFVILVGPSGCGKSTLLRMIVGLEDITSGELLINGKRMNEAAPKDRNLAMVFQNYALYPHLTVYENIAFPLRLAKDGGGNGSVDEKVQNAARLLELTEHLDRKPANLSGGQRQRVAMGRAIVRHADAFLFDEPLSNLDAKLRGQMRAEIAQLQRRLGVTSVYVTHDQTEAMTLGDRVAVLKKGILQQVASPRELYEQPVNLFVAGFIGSPSMNFLPAHLREDGGGAVLSSPIGDIPVPAERAAVARGKDLVFVGLRPEFFEDASLVDESKRSKGSVFSAQLSHLEWLGHEQYGYIEFEPDERTRGLLSTLAAEMDADELRPQVVTTLSAESRVRPGQPVDLWVDTSRIHIFDPESGENLTRDAEAGAELTRMAAEERERELAVARERDTQRA; from the coding sequence ATGGCCTCCATCACGCTGAACAACATCGTCAAGAAGTACGACGACGGCTTCCCGGCGGTGAACAACGTCTCCCTGGACATCGCCGACGGGGAGTTCGTCATCCTCGTGGGTCCCTCCGGCTGCGGCAAGTCCACGCTGCTGCGGATGATCGTCGGCCTGGAGGACATCACCTCCGGGGAACTGCTCATCAACGGCAAGCGCATGAACGAGGCGGCCCCCAAGGACCGCAACCTGGCGATGGTGTTCCAGAACTACGCGCTGTACCCGCACCTGACGGTGTACGAGAACATCGCCTTCCCCCTGCGGCTGGCCAAGGACGGCGGCGGCAACGGCTCGGTGGACGAGAAGGTGCAGAACGCCGCCCGGCTGCTCGAGCTGACGGAGCACCTGGACCGCAAGCCGGCCAACCTCTCCGGCGGCCAGCGCCAGCGCGTGGCCATGGGCCGGGCGATCGTCCGCCACGCGGACGCGTTCCTCTTCGACGAGCCCCTGTCCAACCTGGACGCCAAGCTGCGCGGCCAGATGCGCGCGGAGATCGCCCAGCTCCAGCGCCGGCTCGGGGTCACCAGCGTCTACGTCACCCACGACCAGACCGAGGCCATGACCCTCGGGGACCGGGTGGCGGTGCTCAAGAAGGGGATCCTGCAGCAGGTGGCCAGCCCCCGGGAGCTCTACGAACAGCCCGTCAACCTGTTCGTGGCCGGCTTCATCGGCTCCCCGTCCATGAACTTCCTGCCGGCCCACCTGCGGGAGGACGGGGGCGGGGCCGTGCTGTCCTCTCCGATCGGGGACATCCCGGTCCCGGCCGAGCGCGCTGCCGTGGCGCGGGGCAAGGACCTGGTGTTCGTCGGCCTGCGTCCGGAGTTCTTCGAGGACGCCTCCCTCGTGGACGAGTCCAAGCGCTCCAAGGGCTCGGTCTTCAGCGCCCAGCTCTCGCACCTGGAGTGGCTGGGCCACGAGCAGTACGGCTACATCGAGTTCGAGCCGGACGAGCGGACCCGTGGCCTGCTCTCGACACTGGCCGCGGAGATGGACGCCGACGAGCTGCGGCCCCAGGTCGTCACCACGCTCTCGGCCGAGTCCCGCGTGCGTCCGGGCCAACCGGTGGACCTGTGGGTGGACACCTCGCGGATCCACATCTTCGATCCCGAGTCGGGGGAGAACCTCACGCGGGATGCGGAGGCCGGCGCCGAACTGACCCGGATGGCCGCCGAGGAACGTGAGCGGGAACTGGCGGTCGCGCGGGAGCGGGACACCCAGCGCGCCTGA
- a CDS encoding carbohydrate ABC transporter permease produces MSTVSTARGARPAGAGGAAGAETLTPEEVEGQNKARRAKRNTTIGWWVITILVAVWCLFPVASILATSFKTPADLSNGKFLPTTWSGVNYQEIFVGDSQELFLTALWNSIGISLIATAIAVVLATLCAYAIARLDFPGKKIVLTVSLMVSMFPVISLVTPLFNMWRTIGLYDTWPGLIIPYLSLTLPISIWTLAAFFQQIPWELEQAAQVDGATPLQAFRKAIVPLAAPGVFTTAIIAFFIAWNDFVYGISLTSTEAARPVPAALAFFTGASQFESPTGAISAAAIIVTIPVVLLVMLFQKQIVAGLTSGAVKG; encoded by the coding sequence ATGAGCACCGTGAGCACTGCCCGGGGCGCACGCCCCGCTGGAGCCGGCGGCGCCGCGGGCGCCGAGACCCTCACCCCGGAGGAGGTGGAGGGACAGAACAAGGCCCGGCGGGCCAAGCGGAACACGACCATCGGCTGGTGGGTGATCACCATCCTGGTCGCCGTGTGGTGCCTGTTCCCCGTGGCCTCCATCCTGGCCACCAGCTTCAAGACGCCGGCCGACCTGTCGAACGGGAAGTTCCTGCCCACCACGTGGTCCGGGGTCAACTACCAGGAGATCTTCGTGGGCGACTCCCAGGAGCTCTTCCTGACCGCCCTGTGGAACTCGATCGGGATCTCCCTGATCGCCACGGCGATCGCCGTGGTCCTGGCCACCCTGTGCGCCTACGCGATCGCCCGGCTCGACTTCCCGGGCAAGAAGATCGTGCTGACGGTCTCGCTCATGGTGTCCATGTTCCCGGTCATCTCGCTCGTGACCCCGCTGTTCAACATGTGGCGCACGATCGGGCTCTACGACACCTGGCCCGGGCTGATCATCCCGTACCTGTCCCTGACGCTGCCGATCTCCATCTGGACGCTGGCGGCCTTCTTCCAGCAGATCCCCTGGGAGCTGGAGCAGGCCGCGCAGGTGGACGGGGCCACCCCGCTGCAGGCGTTCCGCAAGGCGATCGTGCCGCTGGCCGCGCCCGGTGTCTTCACGACGGCGATCATCGCCTTCTTCATCGCGTGGAACGACTTCGTGTACGGCATCTCCCTGACATCCACCGAGGCCGCCCGGCCGGTCCCCGCAGCCCTGGCGTTCTTCACGGGCGCCTCCCAGTTCGAGTCGCCCACGGGGGCGATCTCGGCCGCAGCGATCATCGTCACCATCCCCGTGGTGCTGCTGGTCATGCTCTTCCAGAAGCAGATCGTCGCCGGCCTGACCTCTGGCGCGGTCAAGGGCTGA